Proteins encoded in a region of the Puniceibacterium sp. IMCC21224 genome:
- a CDS encoding manganese-dependent inorganic pyrophosphatase, producing MTIQVLGHKSPDTDSTGSPIIWAWYMTEIKGEAAKPVLLGEPNTEAAFMLTHWNLDKPEIIADVAEGAPVVIVDTNNPAELPAGINKADIRAIIDHHKLVGGLETKGPIDIRIEPLACTATIMHKMIGDDLAKAPKGIKGAMLTCILSDTLEFRSPTTTPVDKAVAESLAADLGIDIPAYAAEMFAAKSDVSSFSDAELLRMDSKEYTVDGKDFRVSVLETTAPKTVLDRKDSLMAAMVDVAQEDGADQVLLFVVDILNEEATLLVPNDLVKTVAEKSFGVTVTGDTVVLPGIMSRKKQIIPNLKV from the coding sequence ATGACCATTCAGGTTCTCGGCCATAAATCCCCCGACACCGACAGCACCGGCAGCCCGATCATCTGGGCCTGGTACATGACCGAAATCAAGGGTGAGGCCGCCAAGCCCGTCCTCCTGGGGGAACCCAACACCGAAGCGGCGTTCATGCTGACCCACTGGAACCTCGACAAACCCGAAATCATCGCAGACGTTGCTGAGGGCGCGCCGGTCGTGATCGTCGACACCAACAACCCTGCTGAACTGCCCGCTGGCATCAACAAGGCCGACATTCGCGCCATCATCGACCACCACAAGCTGGTCGGCGGACTGGAAACCAAAGGCCCGATCGACATCCGCATCGAACCTCTGGCCTGCACCGCCACCATCATGCACAAGATGATCGGCGACGATCTGGCCAAGGCGCCCAAGGGCATCAAAGGCGCGATGCTGACCTGTATCCTGTCAGACACCCTGGAATTCCGCTCGCCCACCACCACCCCCGTCGACAAGGCCGTAGCCGAATCGCTGGCCGCTGATCTGGGCATCGACATTCCCGCATATGCCGCCGAAATGTTCGCCGCCAAATCTGACGTATCCAGCTTTTCTGACGCCGAACTGCTGCGGATGGATTCCAAGGAATACACCGTGGATGGCAAGGATTTTCGCGTCTCGGTGCTGGAAACCACCGCGCCCAAGACCGTGCTGGATCGCAAGGACAGCCTGATGGCCGCAATGGTGGACGTGGCCCAGGAAGACGGTGCAGATCAGGTGCTGCTGTTTGTCGTCGACATCCTCAACGAAGAGGCAACGCTGCTGGTCCCCAACGATCTGGTGAAAACCGTGGCCGAGAAAAGCTTTGGCGTCACAGTCACCGGCGACACTGTGGTCCTGCCCGGCATCATGAGCCGCAAAAAGCAGATCATCCCGAATCTCAAGGTCTGA
- a CDS encoding DsbA family protein, with amino-acid sequence MKRIIPVAALALTLIAGGGWLLSQPRTTASGGFDLPGAASAQESTAADVEITDMVQGDVNAPVEVVEYASFTCPHCANFHATVYDQLKENYIDTGKIKFVYREVYFDKYGVWASMIARCGGPEKFFGITGLMYKGQSEWVRAGADGAIADELRKIGLLAGITKDQLDTCLADSDQLRGLVAWYQENATRDDVTSTPTFLIDGKKYSNMNYADFSAVLDEKLGE; translated from the coding sequence ATGAAACGGATTATCCCGGTCGCCGCCCTGGCCCTGACCCTGATTGCCGGGGGTGGCTGGCTGCTGTCTCAGCCGCGCACGACCGCCAGTGGCGGTTTTGACCTGCCTGGCGCAGCGTCGGCGCAGGAAAGCACCGCCGCAGACGTCGAGATCACCGATATGGTGCAAGGCGATGTGAATGCCCCGGTCGAAGTGGTGGAATACGCCTCCTTCACCTGCCCGCATTGCGCCAATTTCCATGCGACGGTCTATGACCAGCTCAAGGAAAACTATATCGACACCGGCAAGATCAAGTTCGTCTACCGCGAGGTTTATTTTGATAAATACGGCGTCTGGGCGTCAATGATCGCGCGCTGTGGCGGGCCCGAGAAATTCTTTGGCATCACCGGTCTGATGTATAAAGGTCAGTCCGAGTGGGTCCGCGCCGGTGCAGATGGCGCGATCGCGGATGAACTTCGCAAGATCGGCCTGCTGGCGGGGATCACCAAGGATCAGCTCGACACCTGCCTCGCCGATAGTGATCAGCTGCGCGGGTTGGTGGCCTGGTATCAGGAAAACGCGACCCGCGACGACGTCACTTCGACGCCGACCTTTCTGATCGACGGCAAGAAGTATTCCAACATGAACTATGCCGATTTCTCGGCTGTGTTGGACGAAAAGCTCGGCGAATGA
- a CDS encoding CopD family protein, whose translation MDWVKIIHLLCVMGWMTSIFAVPRALIYWKRDFAATRTFGPLGDLTIRLYRFSAGLGVIALLTGLWLASVHGFPDWVWLKLGLVLVLAAHYGWTGRLVLRARRGIFTESDRYLRVFNELSVIGVIAILWVVVVKPF comes from the coding sequence ATGGACTGGGTCAAGATCATACACCTTCTGTGCGTCATGGGCTGGATGACCAGTATCTTTGCCGTGCCACGTGCGTTGATTTACTGGAAACGCGATTTTGCCGCGACCCGAACGTTCGGCCCGCTTGGGGATCTGACGATCAGACTATATCGCTTTTCCGCCGGGCTGGGGGTGATCGCGCTGCTGACCGGGCTGTGGCTGGCGTCTGTCCACGGGTTTCCAGACTGGGTCTGGCTCAAGCTTGGGCTGGTATTGGTGCTGGCGGCGCATTACGGCTGGACCGGGCGGTTGGTGCTGCGCGCCCGCCGCGGCATCTTTACCGAATCGGACCGCTACCTGCGCGTTTTCAACGAACTTAGCGTGATCGGTGTGATCGCCATCCTCTGGGTCGTTGTCGTCAAGCCGTTTTAG
- a CDS encoding DUF721 domain-containing protein produces the protein MAQRPYFKRPKGTGGFSRTSALLQGQIRKASETRGFAQSRLLTHWSEIAGEDVAAMSRPVEVSYSKGGFGATLVLLTTGANAPMLEMQKVKIRERVNAVYGYNAIARVRITQTAASGFSEGRVSFDHRPGRSGPTEPDAACVEQGHKVAAGVGDDSLRAALERLAANVISKSKGSA, from the coding sequence ATGGCCCAGCGACCCTATTTCAAGCGCCCCAAAGGCACCGGCGGATTTTCCCGCACCTCGGCGCTGTTGCAGGGGCAGATTCGCAAGGCAAGCGAAACCCGTGGCTTTGCCCAATCGCGTCTGTTGACCCATTGGTCCGAGATCGCGGGCGAAGATGTCGCCGCCATGTCCCGCCCGGTTGAGGTGAGCTATTCCAAAGGCGGCTTTGGCGCGACGCTGGTGCTGCTGACCACAGGTGCCAACGCGCCAATGCTGGAAATGCAAAAGGTCAAGATCCGCGAGCGGGTGAACGCTGTCTACGGCTATAACGCCATTGCCCGGGTGCGGATTACACAAACTGCCGCCAGCGGGTTCTCTGAGGGGCGGGTGTCGTTTGATCATCGCCCCGGCCGGTCCGGACCGACGGAACCCGACGCCGCCTGCGTTGAACAGGGACACAAGGTTGCCGCAGGGGTCGGAGACGACAGCCTGCGCGCCGCACTTGAACGTCTGGCCGCAAACGTCATAAGCAAATCCAAAGGTTCGGCCTGA
- a CDS encoding TIGR01459 family HAD-type hydrolase, which produces MTQIITQLADISDRYDALFVDLWGCVHNGVTAYPDAVAALQAYRKRGGTVVLLTNAPRPRTDVERQIARMGVPTDAWDTIATSGDSARSAMYRGIVGTKIWFMGETHDNGFFDPIKLVHDPIKVTRVPLEEAEGIVCCGPFDPHADPDVNRPQFLYAKQKGLKLLCANPDIVVDRGESREWCAGALARLYTEMGGESLYFGKPHPPIYDLARARLTELGRDVPNSGILAIGDGVHTDIDGAMGEDIDSLFITGGLAAADTLTREQPDPDALRSYLEREQATPTFAIGFLR; this is translated from the coding sequence ATGACACAGATCATCACTCAGCTCGCTGACATTTCCGACCGGTATGACGCGCTATTTGTCGATCTTTGGGGGTGTGTGCACAACGGCGTCACCGCCTATCCCGATGCGGTTGCGGCCTTGCAAGCCTACCGCAAACGTGGTGGCACGGTGGTTCTGCTGACCAATGCACCGCGCCCGCGCACCGATGTGGAACGCCAGATCGCGCGCATGGGTGTGCCGACCGACGCCTGGGACACCATCGCCACCTCAGGCGATTCTGCGCGTTCGGCAATGTATCGCGGCATCGTTGGCACAAAAATCTGGTTCATGGGTGAAACGCATGACAACGGCTTCTTTGATCCGATCAAACTGGTCCACGACCCCATTAAGGTCACCCGCGTTCCGCTGGAAGAGGCCGAAGGCATCGTCTGCTGCGGACCGTTTGATCCCCATGCCGACCCGGACGTGAACCGGCCGCAGTTCCTCTATGCCAAGCAAAAGGGCCTCAAGCTGCTCTGCGCCAACCCGGACATTGTCGTGGATCGCGGAGAATCGCGGGAATGGTGCGCCGGAGCGCTGGCGCGGCTCTATACCGAGATGGGCGGAGAAAGCCTGTATTTTGGTAAACCGCATCCGCCGATCTACGATCTGGCCCGCGCCCGGCTGACCGAACTGGGGCGCGATGTCCCCAACTCTGGCATTCTGGCGATCGGGGACGGGGTTCACACCGATATCGATGGCGCAATGGGCGAGGATATCGATTCACTGTTCATCACCGGCGGTCTGGCCGCCGCCGACACCCTGACCCGCGAACAGCCCGATCCTGACGCGCTGCGCAGTTATCTTGAGCGCGAACAGGCCACACCCACCTTTGCCATCGGCTTTTTACGCTGA
- a CDS encoding bifunctional riboflavin kinase/FAD synthetase, whose translation MRIIRDYQFVEPRDRGASAAIGNFDGVHLGHQSVIRLAREADSAAPLGVLTFEPHPRKFFAPNASPFRLMGQEARASRLAKLGVEKLYELNFNSAMAALTPEEFARRVLSQGLGLSHVVVGADFAFGKDRAGKASNLQQFGEQMGFGVTVAELVEAGSGQVSSTSIRAALSNGEPRKAAAQLGHWHRIEGKVIGGEQRGRELGFPTANMSIDGLHPPKFGVYAVLVEVRNGPHQGQYMGAASIGVRPMFGENHANLESFLFDFKGDLYGATLSVALVDYLRPEEKFDSLEALITQMDADCARARTILAAL comes from the coding sequence ATGCGGATCATCCGGGATTACCAATTTGTTGAGCCTCGGGATCGGGGTGCCAGCGCCGCGATCGGAAATTTCGACGGCGTGCATCTGGGCCATCAGTCGGTCATTCGTCTGGCGCGCGAGGCAGACAGCGCCGCCCCGCTGGGTGTCCTGACATTCGAGCCGCATCCCCGCAAATTTTTTGCCCCCAACGCATCGCCTTTCCGCCTGATGGGCCAAGAGGCACGCGCCTCGCGACTGGCCAAACTCGGGGTGGAAAAGCTATATGAGTTGAACTTCAACTCTGCGATGGCCGCCCTAACACCCGAAGAATTCGCACGCCGGGTGCTGTCCCAGGGACTGGGGCTAAGTCATGTCGTCGTCGGCGCTGACTTTGCCTTTGGCAAGGACCGTGCCGGCAAGGCGTCAAATTTACAGCAGTTTGGGGAACAGATGGGCTTTGGCGTAACGGTGGCTGAGCTGGTCGAGGCGGGATCCGGGCAAGTGAGCTCAACGTCGATCCGTGCCGCGCTCAGCAATGGCGAACCGCGCAAGGCAGCCGCGCAGCTGGGCCACTGGCACCGCATCGAAGGCAAGGTGATCGGCGGCGAACAGCGCGGTCGCGAACTGGGCTTTCCCACCGCGAATATGTCCATCGACGGCCTGCATCCGCCTAAATTCGGCGTCTATGCCGTGCTGGTCGAGGTCCGCAACGGTCCGCATCAAGGCCAATACATGGGCGCCGCGTCGATCGGAGTGCGGCCGATGTTTGGCGAAAATCACGCCAATCTGGAATCCTTTCTCTTTGATTTCAAAGGTGATCTTTATGGCGCGACACTGTCAGTTGCCCTGGTTGACTACCTGCGACCCGAGGAAAAGTTTGACAGCCTTGAGGCGTTGATCACCCAAATGGATGCCGATTGTGCCCGCGCCCGCACCATTCTGGCCGCGCTATGA
- a CDS encoding CaiB/BaiF CoA-transferase family protein: MSAAPDGPLAGLKVIELARILAGPWAGQTLADLGAEVTKIEAPQGDDTRRWGPPFIEREGDRTAAYFHSCNRGKKSVVVDLADPAGQQQMRDLVADADILIENFKVGGLTKYGMDYASLSALNPRLIYCSITGFGQDGPYAHRAGYDYIIQGMSGLMSITGDPDGQPQRTGVAVTDIFTGVYSVAGILAALYQRSITGRGQQIDMALLDVAVSVTANQAMNYLATGTPPGRTGNYHPNLTPYQVFDCSDGFIIIATGNDAQYQRLCHLLGLPDLAEAADFLTNADRIAHRAELTRLLTEATVQRTKAALLAACEAQGVPAGPINDLAEVMADPQVQARGMQIAPDGVPGLRAPLRFSDAELVLDRASPKLGQG, translated from the coding sequence ATGAGTGCAGCGCCTGACGGCCCGCTTGCTGGGCTGAAAGTCATCGAACTGGCCCGCATTCTGGCGGGCCCGTGGGCTGGTCAGACACTGGCCGACCTGGGTGCCGAGGTGACCAAGATCGAGGCACCGCAGGGTGACGATACCCGCCGATGGGGCCCACCGTTCATCGAACGCGAGGGCGACCGGACTGCCGCCTATTTCCACTCCTGCAACCGGGGCAAAAAATCTGTCGTCGTCGATCTGGCGGATCCGGCAGGCCAGCAACAGATGCGTGATCTGGTGGCTGATGCCGATATCCTGATCGAGAATTTCAAGGTCGGCGGCCTGACCAAATACGGCATGGACTACGCCAGTCTTTCGGCGCTCAATCCCCGGCTGATCTACTGCTCGATCACCGGGTTCGGGCAGGACGGCCCCTACGCGCATCGCGCAGGATATGACTACATCATTCAAGGCATGTCCGGGCTGATGTCGATCACCGGCGATCCTGATGGTCAGCCGCAGCGCACCGGCGTGGCGGTGACGGATATCTTTACCGGTGTTTATTCGGTCGCCGGCATCCTGGCCGCATTGTACCAGCGTTCGATCACGGGGCGGGGCCAGCAAATCGACATGGCGCTGCTGGATGTGGCGGTGTCGGTCACGGCCAATCAGGCGATGAACTATCTGGCCACAGGCACTCCGCCGGGGCGGACGGGGAACTACCATCCCAACCTCACGCCGTATCAAGTGTTTGACTGCTCTGATGGGTTTATTATCATCGCCACTGGCAACGATGCACAATACCAGCGCTTGTGTCATCTGCTGGGTTTGCCCGACCTCGCCGAGGCGGCGGACTTTCTGACCAATGCTGACCGTATCGCGCATCGCGCCGAACTGACCCGCCTGCTGACCGAGGCGACCGTGCAACGCACCAAGGCCGCTCTTCTGGCCGCGTGCGAGGCGCAGGGTGTTCCGGCCGGTCCGATCAACGATCTGGCCGAAGTCATGGCCGATCCGCAGGTGCAGGCGCGCGGAATGCAAATCGCGCCTGACGGTGTTCCCGGCCTGCGCGCGCCGCTGCGGTTCTCGGACGCGGAACTTGTCCTTGATCGGGCGTCACCAAAGCTGGGGCAGGGCTGA
- a CDS encoding alkane 1-monooxygenase, whose product MSDQNLTRSATPLWAALPFWMSLLLIPIVWVGAIQGGLWVLLPPVMTWYLFSALDAALGRNEVNADPQTPDIALFWYRLVTLIWAPLQFINLFGLIWYATHTAHLASLEKFGLFFGVGVMTGTIGINYSHELMHQRNRLERNLADLLLAMVLYSHFRSEHLLIHHRYVGTPRDPVSARYNEGFHRYYPRVLRESLRSAFHAERDMLARKSLPWTHPSNPFWRYWTLQLTMLVLAFALGGLSGLVLFAIQAGVAIWQLELTNYVEHYGLTRKHLGDGKYEHVLPRHSWNAAQTASNWLLINLQRHSDHHYKPDRRFPLLQTYAPEAAPQLPYGYPVMTMAAMIPPLWRRVMNRRVRDWRAQYYPEITDWTPYNRAETPLPR is encoded by the coding sequence ATGAGCGATCAGAACCTGACCCGATCCGCCACACCCCTCTGGGCGGCACTGCCATTCTGGATGTCCCTGTTGCTGATCCCGATCGTCTGGGTCGGCGCGATTCAGGGGGGCCTTTGGGTGCTGCTGCCCCCGGTGATGACGTGGTATCTGTTCTCGGCCCTCGATGCCGCGCTCGGGCGGAATGAGGTCAACGCCGACCCGCAGACCCCCGACATTGCGCTATTTTGGTATCGGCTGGTCACGCTGATCTGGGCGCCGCTCCAGTTTATCAATCTGTTTGGTCTGATCTGGTACGCCACCCATACGGCACATCTTGCCTCACTTGAGAAATTCGGCCTGTTCTTTGGCGTCGGCGTGATGACCGGCACGATCGGGATCAACTATTCCCACGAGTTGATGCACCAAAGAAACCGGCTGGAACGCAACCTTGCGGATCTGCTGCTGGCAATGGTGCTCTATTCCCACTTTCGATCCGAGCATCTGCTGATCCACCATCGCTATGTCGGTACTCCGCGCGATCCGGTCTCGGCCCGGTACAATGAAGGGTTTCACCGCTATTACCCGCGCGTCCTGCGCGAAAGCCTGCGGTCCGCCTTTCACGCCGAGCGTGACATGCTGGCGCGCAAGAGCCTGCCGTGGACCCATCCCAGCAATCCGTTCTGGCGCTACTGGACGCTGCAACTGACGATGTTGGTGCTTGCCTTTGCGTTAGGCGGGCTATCAGGGCTGGTTTTGTTTGCGATCCAGGCGGGCGTTGCCATCTGGCAGCTTGAGCTGACAAACTACGTCGAACATTACGGCCTGACCCGCAAACACCTCGGAGATGGGAAATACGAACATGTCCTGCCACGCCATTCCTGGAATGCCGCGCAAACCGCGTCAAACTGGCTGCTGATCAATTTGCAACGCCACTCGGACCATCACTACAAGCCCGACCGCCGGTTCCCATTGCTGCAAACCTATGCACCAGAGGCTGCGCCGCAATTGCCCTATGGTTATCCGGTGATGACAATGGCCGCGATGATCCCACCGCTCTGGCGCCGCGTGATGAACCGGCGGGTGCGCGACTGGCGGGCGCAGTATTATCCAGAGATCACCGACTGGACGCCCTACAACCGCGCAGAGACCCCGCTGCCACGCTGA
- a CDS encoding DUF1294 domain-containing protein produces the protein MNVWAFAAFWWDKRQAIGQRQRTPERTLLTLAFFGGWVGAKLGQRKFRHKTSKEPFRTRLNRIPVYWGLIAALVYFHEAVANLLGLDFSGLLFLGA, from the coding sequence ATGAATGTCTGGGCCTTTGCCGCCTTTTGGTGGGACAAGCGTCAGGCCATCGGCCAACGTCAGCGCACCCCGGAACGCACGCTGCTGACGCTGGCCTTTTTTGGTGGCTGGGTGGGCGCAAAACTGGGCCAGCGCAAATTCCGCCACAAAACGAGCAAAGAACCGTTTCGTACACGACTGAACCGCATTCCGGTTTATTGGGGATTGATCGCTGCACTCGTGTATTTTCACGAGGCGGTCGCGAACCTGCTCGGCCTCGATTTTTCCGGACTGCTGTTTTTGGGCGCGTGA
- a CDS encoding A/G-specific adenine glycosylase, producing the protein MTREPATPQALLEWYDRHARALPWRISPAARAAGVQPDPYRIWLSEIMLQQTTVAAVKSYFEVFTTRWPRVADLAAAEDADVMAAWAGLGYYARARNLLKCARVITADHGGTFPRDHATLLMLPGVGPYTAAAISAIAFDTAETVVDGNVERVMARLHDEHTPLPAAKPILTGYAAVLTPQERPGDYAQAVMDLGATICTPRKPACGLCPWRRACAAWDMGTADDLPRKSPRAKKPIRLGFIYLTRRVDGAWLLERRPDKGLLGGMLGWPGSDWNEAPQEAPPIRAEWKIVPGEALHTFTHFHLRLSVRTALVPMERRPDRGDFIELPDFDPADLPTVMRKAYHLACGG; encoded by the coding sequence GTGACACGTGAACCCGCCACCCCGCAGGCGCTGCTTGAATGGTACGACCGCCATGCGCGGGCCCTGCCGTGGCGCATAAGTCCAGCCGCGCGGGCCGCAGGCGTGCAGCCGGACCCCTATCGCATCTGGCTGTCCGAAATCATGTTGCAACAGACCACCGTCGCCGCCGTCAAAAGCTATTTTGAGGTGTTCACCACGCGCTGGCCCCGCGTCGCGGATCTGGCCGCTGCCGAGGACGCTGACGTGATGGCCGCATGGGCCGGGCTGGGGTACTATGCCCGCGCCCGCAATCTGCTGAAATGCGCGCGGGTTATAACCGCGGATCACGGCGGCACCTTTCCGCGCGACCATGCGACGTTGCTGATGCTGCCGGGCGTTGGCCCCTATACGGCCGCCGCGATCAGTGCCATCGCGTTTGACACGGCTGAGACGGTGGTAGATGGCAATGTCGAACGGGTCATGGCGCGACTGCATGATGAACATACCCCCCTGCCCGCCGCCAAACCGATCCTGACCGGGTATGCTGCGGTTTTGACGCCCCAAGAGCGGCCCGGCGACTATGCTCAGGCGGTGATGGACCTTGGCGCGACGATATGCACGCCGCGCAAACCGGCTTGTGGGCTTTGTCCATGGCGCAGGGCCTGCGCCGCTTGGGACATGGGCACCGCCGACGACCTGCCACGCAAGAGTCCCAGGGCGAAAAAGCCGATCCGGCTCGGCTTTATCTATCTGACCCGCCGGGTGGATGGCGCGTGGCTGCTGGAACGCCGCCCCGACAAGGGGCTGTTGGGCGGTATGCTGGGATGGCCGGGATCTGACTGGAACGAGGCACCGCAAGAGGCACCGCCGATCCGCGCCGAATGGAAAATCGTGCCCGGTGAGGCACTGCACACATTTACCCATTTCCACCTGCGCCTGTCGGTCAGAACCGCGCTAGTTCCGATGGAGCGCCGACCGGATCGCGGAGATTTCATCGAGTTGCCCGATTTTGACCCCGCCGATCTGCCAACCGTGATGCGCAAGGCCTATCACCTCGCCTGTGGTGGCTGA
- a CDS encoding MaoC family dehydratase has translation MLDNMPRGTICIEDIEMGMTRSLRKQVTDRDIELFAEVSTDRNPVHLDDDYARDTIFEGRIAHGMLTAGLISAVIGEQLPGHGTVYMGQTLKFLAPVRPGDMVFAEVKVIDIDLGKRRVKLECHCAVDGKKVLIGEAVVLAPSRKFD, from the coding sequence ATGTTGGACAACATGCCACGCGGAACGATTTGTATCGAAGATATCGAGATGGGCATGACCCGTTCCCTGCGCAAACAGGTGACGGATCGCGACATCGAACTCTTTGCCGAGGTATCGACTGACCGCAACCCGGTGCATCTGGACGACGATTACGCCCGCGACACGATCTTTGAGGGGCGCATCGCCCACGGCATGCTGACCGCCGGGCTGATTTCTGCGGTGATCGGCGAACAGCTGCCCGGCCACGGCACCGTCTACATGGGTCAGACCCTCAAATTTCTTGCCCCCGTGCGCCCCGGCGACATGGTCTTTGCCGAGGTCAAGGTGATCGACATCGACCTTGGCAAACGCCGCGTCAAACTCGAGTGTCATTGCGCTGTGGATGGAAAGAAAGTGCTGATCGGTGAGGCAGTTGTCCTTGCCCCCAGCCGCAAGTTCGACTGA
- a CDS encoding DUF599 domain-containing protein — protein MLWMDQMTLFTRLDYTALAVLLVGWLLCTPVIEHPPTRRPSVSALMADYRREWMRHFVTREPRIFDSQIIGNMRQGTAFFASASMIAIGGGFALIGNADILRGVAQDLTLGSAPTIVWEIKLMLMLGFATNAFLKFVWSHRLFGYCAVLMAAVPNDPTSPLAFPRAAKAAEINVTAARSYNRGLRSVYFGIASAAWLLGAWPLLVAATFTLLVVMRREFTSASREVLLEDSDQMANTVK, from the coding sequence ATGCTCTGGATGGATCAGATGACGCTGTTCACCCGTCTCGATTATACGGCACTGGCTGTGCTGCTGGTCGGCTGGTTGCTCTGTACTCCGGTGATCGAGCATCCGCCGACGCGGCGGCCTTCGGTGTCGGCGCTGATGGCGGATTACCGGCGGGAATGGATGCGCCATTTCGTAACCCGCGAACCGCGGATCTTTGATTCCCAGATCATCGGCAACATGCGTCAGGGCACCGCTTTCTTTGCCTCGGCAAGCATGATCGCCATCGGTGGAGGGTTCGCCCTGATCGGCAATGCCGACATTCTTCGTGGCGTGGCGCAGGATCTGACGCTGGGCAGCGCACCGACCATCGTGTGGGAGATCAAGCTGATGCTGATGCTCGGCTTCGCCACCAACGCCTTTCTCAAATTCGTCTGGTCCCACCGGCTGTTCGGCTATTGCGCCGTCCTCATGGCGGCGGTTCCGAATGATCCAACGAGTCCGCTTGCCTTTCCGCGCGCCGCCAAAGCAGCCGAGATCAACGTTACCGCCGCACGCAGCTACAACCGGGGCTTGCGATCGGTCTATTTTGGTATCGCATCCGCCGCCTGGCTGCTGGGAGCCTGGCCACTGCTGGTCGCCGCAACATTTACCCTGTTGGTGGTCATGCGCCGGGAGTTCACATCCGCCTCGCGCGAAGTGTTGCTGGAAGACAGCGATCAGATGGCAAATACGGTCAAGTGA